In Dioscorea cayenensis subsp. rotundata cultivar TDr96_F1 chromosome 9, TDr96_F1_v2_PseudoChromosome.rev07_lg8_w22 25.fasta, whole genome shotgun sequence, a genomic segment contains:
- the LOC120269169 gene encoding uncharacterized protein LOC120269169, with protein sequence MSTKTSADIIWHANGRTNDELLRHPADAEAWKSFDARYPDSAFDLRNVRLRLSSDGFNPFKLLSTSYSTWPVVLIPYNLPPWSGMKQTSFLLSMIIPGDKGPGDNIDIYLQPLIKELKQLWVGVETYDASVRRYFNMRAALLWTINDFSAYANLSGWSTKGKYACPSCAAETSSQWLTNGQKFCYMAHRRWLEHNHPYKSQKYLFDGNVEMRGAPSVTTGYDILLMLKELQFYYGKHGKSKLKKSNNNNKAKKRPQQVSDIDLEIDDDEVQEEESTKAALWKKRSIFFDLPYWQHNLLRHNLDVMHIEKNVCENIVGTLLNVDGKSKDNLKCRLDLVDMGIRRELHPQYLPNGKTRLPPASFSMTKKKKTYFVKS encoded by the coding sequence ATGTCGACTAAGACTTCTGCTGATATTATCTGGCATGCTAATGGTCGGACCAATGATGAACTGTTACGACACCCTGCTGATGCTGAGgcatggaaatcatttgatgCAAGATATCCTGACTCCGCTTTTGATCTTAGAAATGTTAGGCTTCGTCTTTCTTCGGATGGGTTTAACCCATTCAAATTATTAAGTACTTCTTATAGCACTTGGCCAGTGGTGTTGATTCCTTATAACTTGCCACCGTGGAGTGGGATGAAAcaaacttcttttcttttgtcaatgATTATTCCTGGAGACAAAGGTCCTGGAGACAATATTGACATCTACTTACAACCTCTTATTAAAGAGTTAAAGCAATTATGGGTTGGTGTAGAGACGTACGATGCATCTGTAAGGAGATATTTCAATATGCGGGCTGCCTTGTTATGGACTATTAATGATTTCTCTGCTTACGCAAATTTATCAGGTTGGAGCACTAAAGGGAAATATGCTTGTCCTTCTTGTGCTGCAGAAACTTCTTCACAATGGTTAACTAATGGCCAGAAGTTTTGTTATATGGCACATCGGCGGTGGCTAGAACATAATCATCCATACAAATCTCAGAAATATCTGTTTGATGGTAATGTAGAGATGCGTGGAGCTCCTTCAGTTACTACTggatatgatattttattaatgttgaaaGAGTTGCAATTTTATTATGGAAAGCATGGAAAAagcaaactaaaaaaatcaaacaataataacaaagcGAAGAAAAGACCACAACAAGTATCTGATATTGACTTGGAAATTGATGATGACGAAGTACAAGAAGAGGAATCAACTAAAGCAGCTTTGTGGAAGAAGAGAAGCATATTCTTTGATTTACCATATTGGCAGCACAACCTGCTTCGCCATAACTTGGATGTgatgcacattgagaagaatgtttgtgaaaatattgttggaacacttcttaatgttgatgggaaatcaaaagataatcTAAAATGCAGACTTGATTTGGTTGACATGGGAATTCGTCGAGAGCTTCATCCTCAATATCTTCCCAATGGCAAAACAAGACTACCACCTGCTTCTTTCTCcatgacaaaaaagaaaaagacctaTTTTGTCAAGTCTTGA